A portion of the Deltaproteobacteria bacterium genome contains these proteins:
- a CDS encoding SDR family oxidoreductase yields MPRLTTLSRSIAGRAALVTGAASGMGRATAHLFADEGAHVAVTDRSEEAVAAVVREIVGAGGSAHGWAMDVTDGARVHQVVDEAAARFGRLDILVNNAGLALVTAIDAPDYEQIWTASIDVLLTAHTRTVRAALPHLRRSDAARIVNVSSTEGLGATRFASAYTAAKHGVIGFTRALAVELGREGITVNAICPGPIRTGITDAIPEEAKKEFARRRTILGRYGDPEEVAHATLALVLPAASYITGACLVVDGGVTVRNA; encoded by the coding sequence ATGCCCCGTCTGACCACCCTCAGCCGCTCGATCGCCGGGCGCGCGGCGCTCGTCACGGGCGCCGCGAGCGGTATGGGCCGCGCGACGGCTCACCTCTTCGCCGACGAGGGCGCTCACGTCGCCGTCACCGACCGCTCCGAGGAGGCGGTCGCGGCCGTGGTGCGCGAGATCGTCGGCGCCGGCGGCAGCGCCCACGGCTGGGCGATGGACGTCACCGACGGTGCCCGCGTGCATCAGGTCGTCGACGAGGCCGCGGCGCGCTTCGGTCGCCTCGACATCCTCGTTAACAACGCCGGACTCGCGCTCGTCACCGCGATCGACGCGCCCGACTACGAGCAGATCTGGACGGCGTCGATCGACGTGCTGCTGACGGCGCACACGCGCACGGTGCGCGCGGCGTTGCCGCACCTCCGGCGCTCGGACGCCGCCCGCATCGTCAACGTGTCGTCGACCGAAGGTCTCGGCGCCACCCGCTTCGCGAGCGCCTACACGGCGGCGAAGCACGGGGTGATCGGCTTCACGCGCGCGCTCGCCGTCGAGCTCGGCCGCGAGGGGATCACGGTGAACGCCATCTGCCCCGGCCCGATCCGCACTGGCATCACCGACGCGATCCCCGAGGAGGCGAAGAAGGAGTTCGCGCGCCGTCGCACCATCCTCGGCCGCTACGGTGATCCCGAGGAGGTCGCGCACGCGACGCTCGCCCTCGTGCTGCCGGCCGCGTCGTACATCACCGGCGCCTGCCTCGTCGTCGACGGCGGGGTCACGGTGCGCAATGCCTAG
- a CDS encoding gamma-glutamylcyclotransferase: MTDPTDDHRNRELPLFLYGSLRKGESGAHVIAADVVRRAPARTRGRLLDLKAPYPGAVFGPDEGWLAGEIVWIEPSRFRAALDHVDEYENVPFLFRRIAVTVETEGQTVEAWAFTYTHASHTIR; encoded by the coding sequence ATGACCGACCCCACTGACGACCACCGCAATCGCGAGCTGCCGCTCTTTCTCTACGGCAGCCTCCGCAAGGGGGAGTCGGGGGCGCACGTGATCGCGGCCGACGTGGTGCGGCGGGCGCCGGCGCGGACGCGGGGTCGTCTGCTCGACCTCAAGGCGCCGTATCCGGGCGCGGTGTTCGGTCCGGACGAGGGCTGGCTCGCCGGCGAGATCGTGTGGATCGAACCGTCGCGCTTCCGCGCGGCGCTCGACCACGTCGACGAATACGAGAACGTGCCGTTCCTCTTCCGTCGGATCGCGGTGACGGTGGAGACGGAAGGCCAGACGGTCGAGGCGTGGGCCTTCACCTACACGCACGCGTCGCACACGATCCGCTGA
- a CDS encoding alpha-D-glucose phosphate-specific phosphoglucomutase translates to MPISPLAGKPAPASILVDLPKLVTAYYTERPDPSVATQRVAFGTSGHRGSSLDASFNEAHIVAITQAICRYRKEQGTDGPLFIGIDSHALSEPAFASALEVLAANRVETMVDAHGGYVPTPVVSHAILTYNRGRKTGLADGIVVTPSHNPPRSGGFKYNPPHGGPADSAATGWIERQANAFIADDLQGVLRTHFARARAASTTHRHDYLSAYVGDLPSVVDLGAIRDARVHVGVDPLGGASLAFWQAIGERHGLNLEVVNDVIDATFRFMSVDWDGQIRMDPSSPHVMARMVGLKDRFDVACACDADADRHGIVTRSRGLLEPNQYLAVAIAYLFANRAAWPAAAAIGKTVVSSSLIDRVAARLGRTLVEVPVGFKWFVDGLVGGTIGFGGEESAGASFLRMDGSVWTTDKDGIVPSLLAAEITARTGRDPGEHFAELTRELGTPRSTRIDAPATPAEKARLGKLEPAAVTAATLAGEPIVAKLTKAPGNDAAIGGLKVVAEHGWFAARPSGTEDIYKIYAESFRDACHLEAIVAEAQRIVAAALGGS, encoded by the coding sequence ATGCCCATCAGCCCGCTCGCCGGCAAGCCGGCTCCCGCCTCGATCCTCGTCGACCTCCCGAAGCTCGTGACCGCCTACTACACCGAGCGGCCCGATCCTTCGGTCGCGACCCAGCGGGTCGCGTTCGGCACCTCGGGGCATCGCGGCTCCTCGCTCGACGCGTCCTTCAACGAGGCCCACATCGTCGCCATCACCCAGGCCATCTGCCGGTACCGCAAGGAGCAGGGCACCGACGGCCCGCTCTTCATCGGAATCGACAGCCACGCGCTCTCGGAGCCGGCCTTCGCGAGCGCGCTCGAGGTGCTGGCGGCGAACCGCGTCGAGACGATGGTCGATGCGCACGGCGGTTACGTGCCGACGCCCGTCGTCTCGCACGCGATCCTCACCTACAATCGCGGGCGGAAGACGGGCCTCGCTGACGGCATCGTGGTGACCCCGTCGCACAACCCGCCGCGCTCGGGCGGCTTCAAGTACAACCCGCCGCACGGCGGCCCGGCGGACAGTGCGGCGACCGGATGGATCGAGCGCCAGGCGAACGCCTTCATCGCCGACGATCTCCAGGGCGTGCTGCGGACCCACTTCGCGCGCGCCCGCGCCGCCTCGACCACCCATCGCCACGACTACCTGAGCGCGTACGTCGGCGACCTCCCCTCGGTCGTCGATCTCGGGGCGATCCGCGACGCGCGCGTGCACGTCGGCGTCGATCCGCTCGGGGGCGCGAGCCTCGCGTTCTGGCAGGCGATCGGCGAGCGCCATGGCTTGAACCTCGAGGTCGTGAACGACGTGATCGACGCGACCTTCCGCTTCATGTCGGTCGATTGGGACGGCCAGATCCGCATGGACCCGTCGTCGCCGCACGTCATGGCGCGCATGGTCGGTCTGAAGGATCGCTTCGACGTGGCGTGCGCCTGCGATGCCGACGCCGACCGCCACGGCATCGTCACCAGGAGCCGCGGCCTGTTGGAGCCGAACCAGTACCTGGCCGTCGCGATCGCGTATCTCTTCGCCAACCGCGCCGCGTGGCCCGCGGCCGCCGCGATCGGGAAGACCGTCGTCAGCAGCAGCCTGATCGATCGCGTCGCCGCCCGGCTCGGCCGGACGCTCGTCGAGGTCCCGGTCGGCTTCAAGTGGTTCGTCGACGGCCTCGTCGGCGGCACGATCGGCTTCGGGGGCGAGGAGAGCGCCGGCGCGTCGTTCCTCCGCATGGACGGGAGCGTCTGGACGACCGACAAGGACGGCATCGTCCCGAGCCTCCTCGCCGCCGAGATCACGGCCCGCACCGGCCGCGATCCGGGCGAGCACTTCGCCGAGCTCACGCGCGAGCTCGGCACGCCGCGCTCGACCCGCATCGATGCCCCCGCGACGCCCGCCGAGAAGGCGCGCCTCGGGAAGCTCGAGCCCGCCGCCGTCACCGCCGCCACCCTCGCCGGGGAGCCCATCGTCGCCAAGCTCACGAAGGCGCCCGGCAACGATGCCGCGATCGGCGGCCTCAAGGTGGTCGCCGAGCACGGCTGGTTCGCCGCCCGCCCCTCGGGCACCGAGGACATCTACAAGATCTACGCCGAGAGCTTTCGCGACGCGTGCCACCTGGAAGCGATCGTCGCCGAGGCGCAGCGTATCGTGGCTGCGGCGCTCGGCGGGTCGTAA
- a CDS encoding cytochrome-c peroxidase codes for MGLRSIVSTLGLFALLTVSTLAAWATPPWEAVNPIKPLPKPPLGIYSKFEDLPAPPTPERVRLGRWLFFDKRLSADNTIACATCHQPEHAFSERTPHSTGIRGQQGARKAPGFVNLAWTIFPNFFWDGRAASLEEQALGPVANPIEMGSTHEAMVKTCEMKGYKPYFKEAFGSEEITKERVVQAIADYERTRMSGNSPVDKWQVGKDEKAVSAEVKQGWELFFGKAECNQCHLGENFTDSRFHNLGVGWDAQKKEMKDLGRYAISKKDEDRGAFKTPGLREVAKHPPYMHDGSIATLEAVVEHYNKGGNANPWLSTRIRKLDLDKAEVQALVKFMEALSGEGYADTAPTAFPQ; via the coding sequence ATGGGTCTTCGTTCGATCGTCTCGACATTGGGACTCTTCGCGCTGCTCACCGTGTCCACGCTCGCCGCGTGGGCGACGCCGCCGTGGGAGGCAGTAAATCCGATCAAGCCGCTGCCGAAGCCGCCGCTCGGCATCTACTCGAAGTTCGAGGATCTCCCGGCGCCGCCGACGCCCGAACGCGTCCGGCTCGGCCGCTGGCTCTTCTTCGACAAGCGCCTCTCGGCGGACAACACCATCGCGTGCGCCACCTGCCACCAGCCCGAGCACGCCTTCTCCGAGCGCACGCCGCACTCGACCGGCATCCGCGGCCAGCAAGGCGCGCGCAAAGCGCCGGGTTTCGTGAACCTCGCCTGGACGATCTTCCCGAACTTCTTCTGGGACGGCCGCGCGGCGTCCTTGGAAGAGCAGGCGCTCGGACCGGTCGCCAACCCGATCGAGATGGGGAGCACCCACGAGGCGATGGTCAAGACCTGCGAGATGAAGGGCTACAAGCCCTACTTCAAGGAAGCGTTCGGTTCGGAGGAAATCACCAAGGAGCGTGTCGTCCAGGCGATCGCCGACTACGAGCGCACCCGCATGAGCGGCAACAGCCCGGTCGACAAGTGGCAGGTCGGCAAGGACGAGAAGGCGGTCTCGGCCGAGGTGAAACAGGGCTGGGAGCTCTTCTTCGGCAAGGCCGAGTGCAACCAGTGCCACCTCGGCGAGAACTTCACCGACAGCCGCTTCCACAACCTCGGCGTCGGCTGGGACGCCCAGAAGAAGGAGATGAAGGACCTCGGACGCTATGCGATCAGCAAGAAGGACGAGGATCGCGGCGCGTTCAAGACGCCCGGGCTGCGCGAGGTCGCGAAGCATCCGCCATACATGCACGACGGCTCGATCGCGACGCTCGAGGCGGTCGTCGAGCACTACAACAAGGGCGGCAACGCGAACCCCTGGCTCTCGACCCGCATCCGCAAGCTCGATCTGGACAAGGCCGAGGTGCAGGCGCTCGTGAAGTTCATGGAGGCCCTCTCGGGGGAGGGCTACGCCGACACCGCGCCGACCGCCTTTCCGCAGTAG
- a CDS encoding amino acid ABC transporter substrate-binding protein, whose translation MSFTIIRLLAGALAALCFGCATTHSPAPEPPPLLPLRVGVTPDMAPYVFQRGDGFAGLEIDFAERLAGALGRPLELVRVPWDEQIQALLAGRTDVIMSGMSITPARAARVAFGDGYLTTSLQGVVRREDAERWPTPEALLRTSPRIGVKSRTTGEALVRQRRSDEDIVVYRRSRDAVWELMNYRIDAYVSDAPVIEAAVLAHPDKLVAYPRAVGEQALAWAFRPDDVALRQAANDVLRRWRADGTLRQILAAWPSIVE comes from the coding sequence ATGTCGTTCACGATCATTCGTCTGCTCGCCGGCGCGCTCGCCGCGCTCTGCTTCGGCTGTGCCACGACGCATTCCCCTGCGCCCGAGCCTCCTCCTCTTCTTCCGCTCCGTGTCGGCGTGACACCGGACATGGCGCCCTACGTCTTCCAGCGCGGCGATGGCTTCGCGGGGCTCGAGATCGACTTCGCGGAGCGCCTGGCCGGCGCGCTCGGCCGTCCACTCGAGCTCGTGCGGGTGCCGTGGGACGAGCAGATCCAGGCGCTGCTCGCCGGCCGGACCGACGTCATCATGTCGGGCATGTCGATCACGCCCGCGCGCGCGGCGCGCGTCGCGTTCGGCGACGGCTATCTCACTACGTCGCTGCAGGGCGTGGTGCGGCGCGAGGACGCCGAGCGTTGGCCGACGCCGGAGGCGCTCCTGCGGACCTCGCCGCGGATCGGGGTCAAGTCCCGGACGACCGGCGAGGCGCTCGTGCGCCAGCGCCGCTCCGACGAGGACATCGTCGTCTACCGCCGGTCGCGCGACGCCGTTTGGGAGCTGATGAACTATCGCATCGACGCCTACGTGAGCGACGCGCCCGTCATCGAGGCCGCCGTCCTCGCGCACCCCGACAAGCTCGTGGCGTATCCGCGGGCCGTCGGCGAACAAGCGCTCGCCTGGGCGTTCCGGCCCGACGACGTGGCGCTCCGTCAGGCAGCGAACGACGTGCTGCGGCGCTGGCGCGCGGACGGGACGCTGCGGCAGATCCTCGCCGCGTGGCCGAGCATCGTCGAGTAG
- a CDS encoding XTP/dITP diphosphatase — protein MATRGTGWPPRLVFATGNRGKLREVARILAPAGVTVVGIADVAPEWRVVEDGATFAANARLKAESLTRRTGLPALGDDSGLEVAALGGRPGVRSARYAGAHATDAENTARLLGELADVPDDARAAAFRCALVLAWPDGRSVEAEGRCEGVIARTPRGAGGFGYDPVFVDPASGRTFAELPTEAKNAFSHRRRALDALARALAARP, from the coding sequence ATGGCGACGAGGGGCACGGGGTGGCCGCCGCGCCTCGTCTTCGCGACGGGGAACCGCGGCAAGCTCCGCGAGGTCGCCAGGATCCTGGCGCCGGCCGGGGTGACGGTGGTCGGGATCGCCGACGTCGCGCCCGAGTGGCGCGTCGTCGAGGACGGCGCGACCTTCGCCGCGAACGCGCGCCTCAAGGCGGAGAGCCTCACCCGGCGGACCGGGCTCCCGGCCCTCGGCGACGATTCGGGGCTCGAGGTGGCGGCCCTCGGCGGGCGGCCCGGCGTACGCTCCGCCCGCTACGCCGGCGCGCACGCGACCGACGCCGAGAACACCGCCCGGCTCCTCGGCGAGCTCGCCGACGTTCCCGACGACGCGCGCGCCGCCGCCTTCCGCTGCGCGCTCGTGCTCGCCTGGCCCGACGGCCGGAGCGTCGAGGCCGAAGGCCGCTGCGAGGGCGTCATCGCGCGGACGCCGCGGGGCGCGGGTGGGTTCGGCTACGACCCGGTCTTCGTCGACCCCGCGAGCGGCCGCACCTTCGCCGAGCTCCCCACCGAGGCCAAGAACGCGTTCAGTCATCGCCGGCGCGCCCTTGATGCCCTCGCGCGGGCGCTCGCGGCGCGTCCGTGA
- the rph gene encoding ribonuclease PH has protein sequence MTVKSRSARRKDRGPRPDGRRARELRPVEITPNYLRHAEGSALIAFGATRVLCAASVQEGVPQWMRNSGRGWVTAEYGMLPRSTHTRSDREAARGKIGGRTQEIQRLIGRSLRAVIDMAALGERTIWIDCDVIEADGGTRTAAITGAYVALALAVRKLQKAGLLEASPLLDHVAAVSVGIVDKRLCLDLAYEEDSKAEVDMNVVMTGKGRFIEVQGTAEGKPFTATQLEAMTALATEGVGTLVALQKKVLAESAGA, from the coding sequence ATGACGGTGAAATCGCGATCGGCGCGGCGGAAGGACCGGGGGCCGCGTCCCGACGGACGACGCGCGCGCGAGCTGCGCCCGGTGGAGATCACACCGAACTATCTCCGCCACGCCGAGGGGTCGGCGTTGATCGCGTTCGGGGCGACCCGCGTGCTCTGCGCGGCGTCGGTGCAGGAGGGTGTGCCGCAATGGATGCGGAACAGCGGACGCGGCTGGGTCACGGCGGAGTACGGGATGCTGCCGCGTTCGACCCACACCCGCTCCGACCGTGAGGCGGCGCGGGGCAAGATCGGCGGACGCACCCAGGAGATCCAACGGCTCATCGGGCGGAGCCTCCGCGCCGTGATCGACATGGCCGCGCTCGGCGAGCGCACCATCTGGATCGACTGCGACGTCATCGAGGCCGACGGCGGCACCCGCACGGCCGCGATCACCGGCGCCTACGTCGCGCTCGCGCTCGCCGTGCGGAAGCTCCAGAAAGCGGGCCTGCTCGAGGCCTCGCCGCTGCTCGATCACGTCGCCGCGGTGAGCGTTGGCATCGTCGACAAGCGGCTCTGCCTCGACCTCGCCTACGAGGAGGACAGTAAGGCCGAGGTCGACATGAACGTCGTCATGACGGGGAAGGGCAGGTTCATCGAGGTGCAGGGCACCGCCGAGGGGAAGCCCTTCACCGCGACGCAGCTCGAAGCGATGACCGCGCTCGCGACCGAGGGCGTCGGGACGCTCGTCGCGCTGCAGAAGAAGGTGCTCGCCGAAAGCGCGGGGGCCTGA
- a CDS encoding sigma-54-dependent Fis family transcriptional regulator: protein MDQFPFLIGQHPTVQKIHALIKKVTATDATVLVMGESGTGKELVARATHQLSPRADRPFIPVNCGAIPAELLESEIFGHERGAFTGAIGARAGMFQLANGGTIFLDEVGEMSPRLQVKLLRVLQDREVRPVGADRTMKVDVRVLAATNKDLQQEVDRGMFREDLFYRLQVIPIVMPPLRERRSDIPLLIAHFLEKHNRKRPDRPAQITDESMVHLWEYDWPGNVRELENLIERMVILSEDGWIRVENLPSNIRSFISEKRIPKPSLSENGLDLNSAVEEFENRLIEEALRRTKGNKQAAARLLGLKRTTLVAKLRRRKPGAPYQGAQQSYLL, encoded by the coding sequence ATGGATCAATTCCCGTTTCTCATTGGGCAGCACCCGACGGTGCAAAAGATCCACGCTCTCATCAAGAAAGTGACGGCGACCGATGCGACGGTCCTCGTCATGGGCGAGAGCGGAACCGGCAAGGAGCTCGTGGCCCGCGCGACGCATCAGCTGTCGCCGCGCGCCGACCGCCCGTTCATTCCCGTGAACTGCGGCGCCATCCCGGCGGAGCTGCTCGAGTCGGAGATCTTCGGTCACGAGCGCGGAGCGTTCACCGGCGCCATCGGCGCGCGGGCGGGCATGTTCCAGCTCGCGAACGGCGGCACGATCTTCCTCGACGAGGTCGGCGAGATGAGCCCGCGGCTGCAGGTGAAGCTGCTCCGCGTGCTCCAGGACCGCGAGGTCCGGCCCGTCGGCGCGGATCGCACCATGAAGGTCGACGTCCGCGTGCTCGCCGCCACCAACAAGGATCTCCAGCAGGAGGTCGACCGCGGCATGTTCCGCGAGGACCTCTTCTATCGGTTGCAGGTGATTCCGATCGTCATGCCGCCGCTGCGCGAGCGCCGCTCGGACATCCCGCTCCTGATCGCGCACTTCCTCGAGAAGCACAACCGCAAGCGCCCCGATCGCCCCGCGCAGATCACCGACGAGAGCATGGTGCACCTGTGGGAGTACGATTGGCCGGGGAACGTGCGCGAGCTCGAAAACCTCATCGAGCGCATGGTGATCCTATCCGAAGACGGGTGGATCCGCGTCGAGAACCTGCCGAGCAACATCCGATCGTTCATCTCGGAGAAGCGCATCCCGAAGCCGTCGCTCTCCGAGAACGGCCTCGACCTGAACAGCGCGGTCGAGGAGTTCGAGAATCGCCTCATCGAGGAAGCCCTGCGGCGGACGAAGGGCAACAAACAGGCGGCGGCGCGGCTGCTCGGCCTCAAGCGCACGACGCTCGTCGCGAAGCTCCGGCGGAGGAAGCCGGGTGCGCCGTACCAGGGCGCTCAACAAAGCTATCTGCTGTAG
- a CDS encoding response regulator, with product MDPKREGNVLVVDDDRNAVDILERLLIKEGFAVQCAHGGREALAAVAAHPIDVILLDVMMPGMDGFQVCEALRKDERTREIPVILLTAKDDMETRVVGMRLGVSEFLTKPINKTELFQRLRAQLHQRSIEHRIDDMLSS from the coding sequence ATGGATCCGAAGCGAGAGGGGAACGTGCTGGTGGTGGACGACGACCGGAACGCGGTCGACATCCTGGAGCGCCTGCTCATCAAGGAGGGGTTCGCCGTGCAGTGCGCCCATGGAGGGCGCGAGGCGCTGGCGGCCGTGGCCGCGCATCCCATCGACGTGATCCTCCTCGACGTGATGATGCCCGGCATGGACGGCTTCCAGGTCTGCGAGGCGCTCCGCAAGGACGAGCGCACGCGCGAGATCCCGGTGATCCTCTTGACGGCGAAGGACGACATGGAAACCCGCGTCGTCGGGATGCGGCTCGGGGTGAGCGAGTTCCTGACCAAGCCGATCAACAAGACCGAGCTCTTCCAGCGGCTGCGCGCCCAACTGCACCAACGCAGCATCGAGCACCGCATCGACGACATGCTGAGCTCCTGA
- the dusB gene encoding tRNA dihydrouridine synthase DusB, whose translation MTAQRFSIGGVTVAPNLVLAPMSGITDSAYRSFVKEQNADAVGLVVTELISIEALTRRNVRTRDMMRFRPLERPISIQLFGADPVRMAESARMAEDLGADIVDVNCGCPAPKVTKKGGGAELMRRPAVLREVLGALRRALEIPFTVKIRAGWDEGSRNAVEVARLAEGEGAQAIAVHGRTRAQLYSGESDWELVAQVKQAVRVPVIGSGDVTSAAGALARFAETGVDGIMVGRATLAHPWIFREIEALQRGFPTAPPTPAERIAAVDKMIARLEEELPPKAALGRSRGLACRMVKHLRGGAELRAALTRAPTTAAMRALLAAAGSLVYESAA comes from the coding sequence GTGACGGCGCAGCGGTTCTCGATCGGCGGCGTCACGGTCGCGCCGAACCTCGTGCTCGCCCCGATGTCGGGCATCACCGACTCCGCGTATCGCTCATTCGTGAAGGAGCAGAACGCGGACGCGGTCGGCCTCGTCGTGACCGAGCTCATCAGCATCGAGGCGCTGACGCGCCGGAACGTCCGCACCCGTGACATGATGCGTTTCCGCCCGCTCGAGCGGCCGATCTCGATCCAGCTTTTCGGCGCCGATCCGGTCCGCATGGCCGAGTCGGCGCGCATGGCGGAGGATCTCGGCGCCGACATCGTCGACGTGAACTGCGGCTGTCCCGCTCCCAAGGTGACCAAGAAGGGCGGCGGCGCCGAACTCATGCGCCGGCCCGCCGTGCTGCGGGAGGTCCTCGGAGCGCTGCGCCGCGCGCTCGAGATTCCCTTCACGGTGAAGATCCGCGCCGGCTGGGACGAGGGGTCGCGGAACGCCGTCGAGGTGGCGCGCCTGGCGGAAGGCGAGGGTGCCCAGGCGATCGCGGTCCACGGCCGGACGCGGGCGCAGCTCTACAGCGGCGAGTCGGACTGGGAGCTCGTCGCGCAGGTGAAGCAGGCGGTCCGGGTGCCGGTGATCGGCAGCGGCGATGTCACGAGCGCGGCGGGCGCGCTCGCACGCTTCGCCGAGACCGGCGTGGACGGCATCATGGTGGGGCGCGCCACGTTGGCGCACCCATGGATCTTCCGCGAGATCGAGGCCCTGCAGCGGGGGTTCCCGACGGCTCCGCCGACCCCGGCGGAGCGCATCGCGGCGGTCGACAAGATGATCGCGCGCCTCGAGGAAGAGCTGCCCCCGAAGGCCGCGCTCGGGCGCTCGCGGGGGCTCGCGTGCCGGATGGTGAAGCACCTCCGCGGCGGCGCCGAGCTCCGCGCCGCGCTCACACGCGCGCCCACCACCGCCGCCATGCGCGCGCTCCTCGCCGCCGCCGGATCCCTTGTGTACGAATCGGCCGCATAG
- a CDS encoding citrate synthase encodes MPHDSLTITDNRTGKTYEVPVEHNTIRALDLRKIKTDPEDFGLMAYDPAFTNTASCKSRITYIDGDKGILRYRGYPIEQIAEQSTYLETAYLLVKGELPKPSHLKAFDQNIRLHTIIHENIKKFIDGFHYDAHPMGILVGTVGALSTFYTDAKRIFDPESRRIQTHRLIAKMPTIAAFAYRHSIGMPYAYPDNDLSYTGNFLNMLFKMTELKYKPNPALERAIDVLFILHADHEQNCSTSAMRGVGSSQVDPYSAIAAATAALYGPLHGGANEAVIRMLMEIGSKDKVPAYIKRVKEGEIRLMGFGHRIYKNYDPRAKICRQIAGEVFEVTGPNPLLDIAIELERIALADDYFVSHKLYPNVDFYSGIIYQAMGFPMDMFPVLFAIPRTSGWLAQWIEMLQDDDQKIARPRQIYLGPEERDYVPVSERPE; translated from the coding sequence ATGCCGCATGACTCGCTGACGATCACCGACAATCGGACGGGGAAGACCTACGAGGTGCCGGTCGAGCACAACACGATCCGGGCGCTCGACCTCCGCAAGATCAAGACCGACCCGGAAGATTTCGGGCTCATGGCGTACGATCCGGCGTTCACCAACACCGCGTCGTGCAAGAGCCGCATCACCTACATCGACGGCGACAAGGGCATCCTGCGCTACCGCGGTTATCCGATCGAGCAGATCGCCGAGCAGAGCACGTATCTCGAGACGGCGTACCTCTTGGTGAAGGGGGAGCTGCCGAAGCCGTCGCACCTGAAGGCGTTCGACCAGAACATCCGTCTCCATACGATCATCCACGAGAACATCAAGAAGTTCATCGACGGCTTCCACTACGACGCCCACCCGATGGGCATCCTCGTCGGCACCGTCGGCGCGCTCTCGACCTTCTACACGGACGCGAAGCGCATCTTCGATCCCGAGTCGCGGCGCATCCAGACGCACCGCCTGATCGCCAAGATGCCGACGATCGCTGCCTTCGCGTACCGTCATTCGATCGGCATGCCGTACGCGTACCCCGACAACGACCTCAGCTACACCGGCAATTTCTTGAACATGCTCTTCAAGATGACCGAGCTAAAGTACAAGCCGAATCCCGCGCTCGAGCGCGCGATCGACGTGCTCTTCATCCTGCACGCCGACCACGAGCAGAACTGCTCGACGAGCGCCATGCGCGGCGTCGGGAGCTCGCAGGTGGACCCCTATTCCGCAATCGCGGCGGCGACCGCCGCCCTCTATGGCCCGCTCCATGGCGGCGCCAACGAGGCCGTCATCCGGATGCTCATGGAGATCGGCTCGAAGGACAAAGTGCCGGCCTACATCAAGCGCGTGAAGGAGGGCGAGATCCGCCTGATGGGCTTCGGGCACCGCATCTACAAGAATTACGATCCGCGCGCGAAGATCTGCCGCCAGATCGCCGGCGAGGTGTTCGAGGTGACGGGACCGAATCCGCTGCTCGACATCGCCATCGAGCTCGAGCGCATCGCGCTCGCCGACGACTATTTCGTCTCGCACAAGCTCTACCCGAACGTCGATTTCTACTCGGGCATCATCTACCAGGCGATGGGATTTCCGATGGACATGTTCCCGGTGCTGTTCGCGATCCCGCGGACCTCCGGCTGGCTGGCGCAATGGATCGAGATGCTGCAGGACGACGATCAGAAGATCGCCCGTCCACGGCAGATCTACCTCGGCCCCGAGGAGCGCGACTACGTGCCGGTATCGGAGCGGCCGGAGTAA